In Janibacter sp. CX7, a single genomic region encodes these proteins:
- a CDS encoding SRPBCC family protein: MSTQPSTDHITTATIEADPEVPVVRITRDFKATAAQLHRAHTDPELYKRWVGPDELDTIIDYWDARTGGSYRFTNVAKEGSERRVQGDTQEFHFFGSFHEVRPDRIVQTFTFEGFPDGVSLDTMTFEDLGDGWTRVHGQSVLPTFEAREMMLASGMEIGINEGYAALDAMLDAGEVA; encoded by the coding sequence ATGAGCACCCAGCCCAGCACCGACCACATCACGACCGCGACGATCGAGGCCGACCCCGAGGTCCCCGTCGTGCGGATCACCCGCGACTTCAAGGCGACCGCGGCGCAGCTGCACCGCGCGCACACCGACCCCGAGCTCTACAAGCGGTGGGTCGGGCCCGACGAGCTCGACACGATCATCGACTACTGGGACGCGCGCACCGGTGGCAGCTACCGCTTCACCAATGTCGCGAAGGAGGGCAGCGAGCGGCGCGTGCAGGGCGACACCCAGGAGTTCCACTTCTTCGGCAGCTTCCACGAGGTGCGCCCCGACCGGATCGTCCAGACCTTCACCTTCGAGGGCTTCCCCGACGGGGTCTCGCTCGACACGATGACCTTCGAGGACCTCGGTGACGGGTGGACGCGCGTCCACGGCCAATCGGTCCTGCCGACCTTCGAGGCGCGCGAGATGATGCTCGCCTCCGGCATGGAGATCGGCATCAACGAGGGCTATGCAGCACTCGACGCGATGCTCGATGCCGGGGAGGTCGCGTGA
- a CDS encoding TIGR03086 family metal-binding protein, with protein sequence MTSLSSLSVADRYRSASDGFARRVAGTTDWDAPTPVAQWRARDVVGHLTTWLPALVASGCEVRLDPVPSAEEDPVGAWAGLDAQLRSLLDDPATEEVVFEHEHIGRMPLPQMLDQFFTSDVVFHTWDLARATGQDDRLDEDYLAEALAGMQAQAEMIRASGQFGEQQSVPEDASVQERFFAFIGRDPRWAPPAG encoded by the coding sequence GTGACCTCCTTGTCGTCGCTGTCCGTCGCCGACCGCTACCGGTCGGCGTCGGACGGCTTCGCGCGACGGGTCGCCGGCACGACCGACTGGGACGCGCCGACACCGGTGGCGCAGTGGCGGGCCCGCGACGTCGTCGGTCACCTGACGACCTGGCTGCCGGCACTCGTGGCGTCCGGCTGCGAGGTGCGCCTGGACCCCGTGCCGTCCGCCGAGGAAGACCCGGTCGGCGCGTGGGCCGGTCTCGACGCGCAGCTTCGATCGCTGCTCGACGACCCGGCGACCGAGGAGGTCGTCTTCGAGCACGAGCACATCGGCCGGATGCCGCTGCCGCAGATGCTCGACCAGTTCTTCACGAGCGACGTCGTCTTCCACACCTGGGACCTCGCCCGCGCCACCGGGCAGGACGACCGGCTCGACGAGGACTACCTCGCCGAGGCCCTGGCCGGGATGCAGGCGCAGGCCGAGATGATCCGGGCGTCCGGGCAGTTCGGAGAGCAGCAGTCGGTGCCCGAGGACGCGAGCGTCCAGGAGCGCTTCTTCGCCTTCATCGGGCGGGACCCGCGCTGGGCGCCGCCGGCGGGCTGA
- a CDS encoding ATP-dependent Clp protease ATP-binding subunit: MFERFTDRARRVVVLAQEEARLLNHNYIGTEHILLGLIHEGEGVASKALESLGVSLDAVREQVQDIIGPGQQAPSGHIPFTPRAKKVLELSLREALQLGHNYIGTEHILLGLIREGEGVAAQVLVKLGADLGRVRQTVIQLISGYQGGKEGQAAGVGAGTGPAEGQPAGSLVLDQFGRNLTQAAREGQLDPVIGREQEIERVMQVLSRRTKNNPVLIGEPGVGKSAVVEGLAQDIVNEDVPEPLKDKQLYTLDLGSLVAGSRYRGDFEERLKKVLKEIKTRGDIILFIDEIHTLVGAGAAEGAIDAASILKPMLARGELQTIGATTLEEYRKHIEKDSALERRFQPIQVAEPSLAHAIEMLKGLRDRYEAHHKVTITDPAIVAAVTMADRYVNDRFLPDKAIDLIDEAGARLRIRRMTAPADLKEFDDKIAKVRLEKESAIDGQDFEKAAGLRDDEKNLLAEKARREEEWKAGDMDVVAEVDEELIAEVLAASTGIPVFKLSEEESTRLLNMEGELHKRVVGNDDAIKALSQAIRRTRAGLKDPRRPGGSFIFAGPTGVGKTELAKALAEFLFGDEDSLITLDMSEFSEKHTVSRLFGSPPGYVGYDEGGQLTEKVRRKPFSVVLFDEVEKAHPEIFNSLLQVLEDGRLTDSQGRMVDFKNTVIIMTTNLGTRDISKGAMGFTSSTDQRTDYERMKAKVTDELKNHFRPEFLNRVDDTIVFPQLSQDELVEIVDLEVAKLDKRLKDKDMGIELTPAAKALLAKRGYDPVLGARPLKRTIQREIEDVLSEKILFGELVSGEIVAVDATGEGKDAEFTFKGAPKVGELDVPLVEAGDGSAD, translated from the coding sequence ATGTTCGAACGGTTCACCGACCGGGCCCGCCGGGTCGTCGTCCTCGCCCAGGAGGAGGCACGCCTCCTCAACCACAACTACATCGGCACCGAGCACATCCTCCTCGGCCTCATCCACGAGGGCGAGGGTGTCGCCAGCAAGGCGCTGGAGTCGCTCGGCGTCTCCCTCGACGCCGTCCGCGAGCAGGTCCAGGACATCATCGGTCCCGGCCAGCAGGCTCCGTCGGGTCACATCCCCTTCACCCCGCGGGCCAAGAAGGTCCTCGAGCTGTCCCTGCGCGAGGCGCTGCAGCTGGGGCACAACTACATCGGCACCGAGCACATCCTCCTCGGCCTGATCCGCGAGGGCGAGGGCGTCGCCGCCCAGGTCCTCGTCAAGCTGGGCGCCGACCTCGGTCGCGTCCGCCAGACCGTCATCCAGCTCATCTCGGGCTACCAGGGTGGCAAGGAGGGCCAGGCCGCTGGCGTCGGCGCCGGCACCGGCCCGGCCGAGGGGCAGCCCGCGGGCTCGCTCGTGCTCGACCAGTTCGGCCGCAACCTCACCCAGGCCGCGCGTGAGGGCCAGCTCGACCCGGTCATCGGGCGTGAGCAGGAGATCGAGCGCGTCATGCAGGTGCTCTCGCGTCGCACGAAGAACAACCCCGTCCTCATCGGTGAGCCCGGTGTCGGCAAGTCGGCCGTCGTCGAGGGCCTGGCCCAGGACATCGTCAACGAGGACGTCCCCGAGCCGCTCAAGGACAAGCAGCTCTACACGCTCGACCTCGGCTCGCTCGTCGCCGGCAGCCGCTACCGCGGTGACTTCGAGGAGCGCCTGAAGAAGGTGCTCAAGGAGATCAAGACGCGCGGCGACATCATCCTCTTCATCGACGAGATCCACACCCTCGTGGGTGCGGGTGCCGCCGAGGGCGCGATCGACGCCGCGAGCATCCTCAAGCCGATGCTCGCCCGCGGTGAGCTGCAGACCATCGGCGCGACGACGCTCGAGGAGTACCGCAAGCACATCGAGAAGGACTCGGCCCTCGAGCGCCGCTTCCAGCCGATCCAGGTCGCCGAGCCCTCGCTGGCCCACGCCATCGAGATGCTCAAGGGCCTGCGTGACCGCTACGAGGCCCACCACAAGGTGACGATCACCGACCCGGCGATCGTGGCTGCCGTGACGATGGCCGACCGCTACGTCAACGACCGCTTCCTCCCCGACAAGGCGATCGACCTCATCGACGAGGCGGGCGCGCGCCTGCGCATCCGTCGGATGACGGCCCCCGCCGACCTCAAGGAGTTCGACGACAAGATCGCCAAGGTGCGCCTCGAGAAGGAGTCGGCCATCGACGGCCAGGACTTCGAGAAGGCCGCCGGTCTGCGTGACGACGAGAAGAACCTGCTCGCGGAGAAGGCCCGCCGCGAGGAGGAGTGGAAGGCCGGCGACATGGACGTCGTCGCCGAGGTCGACGAGGAGCTCATCGCCGAGGTGCTCGCCGCCTCGACCGGCATCCCCGTCTTCAAGCTCTCCGAGGAGGAGTCGACGCGACTGCTCAACATGGAGGGCGAGCTGCACAAGCGGGTCGTCGGCAACGACGACGCGATCAAGGCGCTCTCGCAGGCCATCCGACGCACCCGCGCCGGCCTCAAGGACCCGCGTCGCCCCGGCGGCTCGTTCATCTTCGCCGGCCCCACCGGTGTCGGCAAGACCGAGCTGGCCAAGGCCCTCGCGGAGTTCCTCTTCGGCGACGAGGACAGCCTCATCACCCTCGACATGTCGGAGTTCTCCGAGAAGCACACGGTCAGCCGCCTCTTCGGCTCGCCCCCCGGCTACGTCGGCTACGACGAGGGTGGCCAGCTCACCGAGAAGGTGCGCCGCAAGCCCTTCTCCGTGGTGCTCTTCGACGAGGTCGAGAAGGCACACCCGGAGATCTTCAACTCGTTGCTGCAGGTGCTCGAGGACGGCCGCCTCACCGACTCGCAGGGTCGGATGGTCGACTTCAAGAACACGGTCATCATCATGACGACCAACCTCGGCACGCGGGACATCTCCAAGGGCGCCATGGGCTTCACCTCGAGCACCGACCAGCGCACGGACTACGAGCGCATGAAGGCCAAGGTCACCGACGAGCTGAAGAACCACTTCCGCCCCGAGTTCCTCAACCGCGTCGACGACACGATCGTCTTCCCGCAGCTGAGCCAGGACGAGCTCGTCGAGATCGTCGACCTCGAGGTCGCCAAGCTCGACAAGCGCCTCAAGGACAAGGACATGGGCATCGAGCTCACGCCCGCGGCCAAGGCGCTGCTCGCCAAGCGCGGCTACGACCCGGTCCTCGGCGCTCGTCCGCTCAAGCGCACGATCCAGCGCGAGATCGAGGACGTGCTGTCGGAGAAGATCCTCTTCGGCGAGCTCGTCTCCGGCGAGATCGTCGCGGTCGACGCGACCGGCGAGGGCAAGGACGCCGAGTTCACCTTCAAGGGTGCGCCCAAGGTCGGCGAGCTGGACGTCCCGCTCGTCGAGGCGGGCGACGGTTCCGCCGACTGA
- a CDS encoding DUF4328 domain-containing protein, with protein sequence MSQLTTSPVPSTPAQPSPPAPPGPPVTSARVTVVVAVVWTLVMVVTAVIALVAKGDMQAWAEGTGGDSAGFVLLLGCAGAATLCMPTAWAAGAIWLYGLRRVAEAVAPGHWHRRSVVWSVLGWGVPVVNLWFPLQAVGDAMSALGVRARGLLAIWWVTWLLAFFGMNAGQALGGDLMSAQDIERWVIGHCVAAVVMVLALPGWILVVRRATAAAVERSAMAGVR encoded by the coding sequence ATGAGCCAGCTGACGACATCTCCCGTCCCGTCGACCCCTGCCCAGCCCAGCCCGCCGGCTCCGCCCGGACCGCCCGTGACGAGCGCGCGTGTGACCGTGGTCGTCGCCGTCGTCTGGACCCTCGTCATGGTCGTGACCGCGGTCATCGCCCTCGTGGCGAAGGGGGACATGCAGGCCTGGGCCGAGGGGACCGGTGGCGACAGCGCCGGTTTCGTGCTGCTCCTGGGCTGTGCCGGCGCCGCGACGCTGTGCATGCCGACCGCGTGGGCCGCGGGGGCGATCTGGCTCTACGGGCTGCGCCGCGTCGCCGAGGCGGTCGCTCCCGGGCACTGGCACCGACGCTCCGTGGTGTGGTCGGTCCTCGGCTGGGGTGTGCCGGTCGTCAACCTGTGGTTCCCGCTGCAGGCGGTCGGCGACGCGATGAGCGCGCTGGGCGTGCGTGCGCGCGGCCTGCTGGCCATCTGGTGGGTCACGTGGCTGCTTGCCTTCTTCGGCATGAACGCGGGGCAGGCCCTCGGTGGTGACCTGATGTCGGCGCAGGACATCGAGCGGTGGGTCATCGGTCACTGCGTCGCCGCGGTCGTCATGGTGCTGGCGCTGCCCGGCTGGATCCTGGTCGTGCGGCGGGCCACGGCGGCCGCCGTCGAGCGGTCCGCGATGGCCGGCGTCCGCTGA
- a CDS encoding flavin reductase family protein, with product MRTVFDPTDPDTNAYDLLTSIVVPRPIAWITSVGADGVGNLAPHSFFNVACARPPMISFTSVGHKDTLRNVLATEHFVVNLVSEDLAELANASSAPFDPEVDEAQALGVRLEPSEIVPVPRVADSATSIECRLHSSTELGDSHLVIGEVVAITVRSDALTDGRPTIDALRPVSRLGRDEWGHSPEVFRLTRPRRP from the coding sequence ATGCGCACGGTCTTCGACCCCACCGACCCGGACACGAATGCCTACGACCTGCTGACGAGCATCGTCGTGCCGCGGCCGATCGCGTGGATCACGAGCGTCGGAGCCGACGGGGTCGGCAACCTCGCGCCGCACTCCTTCTTCAACGTCGCGTGCGCGCGACCGCCGATGATCAGCTTCACCTCCGTCGGCCACAAGGACACCCTGCGCAATGTCCTCGCGACCGAGCACTTCGTCGTCAACCTCGTCTCGGAGGACCTCGCCGAGCTCGCCAACGCGAGCAGCGCCCCCTTCGACCCGGAGGTGGACGAGGCGCAGGCCCTCGGCGTGCGCCTCGAGCCCAGCGAGATCGTGCCCGTGCCCCGCGTCGCGGACTCGGCGACCTCGATCGAGTGCCGGCTGCACTCGAGCACCGAGCTCGGCGACAGCCACCTCGTCATCGGCGAGGTCGTGGCGATCACCGTGCGCAGCGACGCCCTGACCGACGGGCGCCCGACGATCGACGCGCTGCGTCCGGTCTCCCGTCTCGGGCGCGACGAGTGGGGGCACTCTCCCGAGGTCTTCCGCCTGACGCGGCCGCGCCGCCCCTGA
- a CDS encoding Fpg/Nei family DNA glycosylase, whose protein sequence is MPEGHTLHRIARDLHATFAGQVVEVSSPQGRFATGAALLTGHELLEARAHGKHLFVELAGDRILHVHLGLIGTFTIDEAAYVGERPVIGQVRCRIATDEHVADLRGPMTCAVITPEQEDAVHAKLGPDPLRDTDGGPAWERIRRSRKSIAALLMEQDVLAGVGNVYRCEVLYRHRINPATPGERLKRASWDLVWADLRRLLPLGVATSRIVTVDDQVEQVEAALAKGEDVHLTERTSYVYKRTDEACVVCGSKVRSKDVAGRTLYWCANCQRRS, encoded by the coding sequence ATGCCCGAAGGCCACACCCTCCACCGCATCGCCCGCGACCTGCACGCCACCTTTGCCGGCCAGGTCGTCGAGGTGTCGTCCCCGCAGGGGCGCTTCGCCACCGGCGCGGCGCTGCTCACCGGTCACGAGCTGCTCGAGGCGCGCGCCCACGGCAAGCACCTCTTCGTCGAGCTCGCCGGCGACCGCATCCTGCACGTCCACCTCGGGCTCATCGGGACCTTCACCATCGACGAGGCCGCCTATGTCGGTGAGCGGCCGGTCATCGGGCAGGTGCGCTGCCGCATCGCGACCGACGAGCACGTGGCCGACCTGCGCGGACCGATGACCTGCGCGGTCATCACCCCCGAGCAGGAGGACGCGGTGCACGCGAAGCTCGGGCCGGATCCCTTGCGGGACACCGACGGTGGGCCTGCGTGGGAGCGGATCCGACGCTCCCGCAAGTCGATCGCGGCCCTGCTCATGGAGCAGGACGTGCTCGCGGGCGTCGGCAACGTCTACCGCTGCGAGGTCCTCTACCGGCACCGGATCAACCCCGCGACGCCGGGGGAGCGGCTCAAGCGGGCGTCGTGGGACCTCGTCTGGGCGGACCTGCGGCGGCTGCTGCCGCTCGGAGTGGCCACGAGCCGGATCGTCACCGTCGACGACCAGGTCGAGCAGGTCGAGGCCGCCCTGGCGAAGGGGGAGGACGTGCACCTGACGGAGCGGACGAGCTATGTCTACAAGCGCACCGACGAGGCCTGCGTGGTCTGCGGGTCGAAGGTGCGCTCGAAGGACGTCGCCGGCCGCACCCTCTACTGGTGCGCCAACTGCCAGCGCCGCAGCTGA